The following nucleotide sequence is from Microcaecilia unicolor unplaced genomic scaffold, aMicUni1.1, whole genome shotgun sequence.
gggaggaatgtagggagagatgagagtggagaggtactgaggagctgcagagtgaatgcacttataggtcaataagaggagtttgaactgtatgtggaaacggataggaagccagtgaagtgacttgaggagaggactaatatgctcaaagcccaactcttcaatgtcgccttcagcacctaaccaccatacctctattcaggaaatctagactgccccaacttgacatttcgtcctttagattgtaagctccattgagcagggactgtccttctttgttaaactgtacagcgctgcgtaaccctagtagcgctctagaaatgttaagtagtagtagcataatgacactggtggaatattagtcgtgcagcagaattttgaacagattgaagaggagagagatggctaagtgggaaacctttgagaagcaagtttcaatagtctaagcgagaggtgataagagtgtggatgtgggttctggtagtgtgctcagaaaggaaagggcgaattttggtgatattatagagaaagaaacaacaggttttagcagtctgctgaatatgtgcagagaaggaaagggagaagtcgaagatgaccccaaggttatgagctgatgagacaagaaggatgagagtgttatccacagaaatagagaatttccaagttttaaaacacatttaaacatgcttatatattttttatcgaAATTTCCCATAAAACCCACAAAAGCCCATTGAGACGTCCCCTCAGACTAATAGCATCTCAGATGGTTCCATTTCTAAGTCTCATGTACCCATGTGGGGTGAAAGTAATCTGAGCACATTTTAAGTAGAAGAGGCGAGTTCTAATGTAGCACTTGAGAGTGCAACCACTGGAATCAACTCACACAGGATTGCTGTTGTCTGGACGGTCACCAATGCGTATCTCTGCATCCTTCAGTCGTTGCGAGCAACAGTCTTCCCGGTTCAGTACCACGATGGATGCAATTTTCCAGGAACGCCGTAGATCCAACCGCCACCAGGACCCTGTAGCAAATTCAGTATGGGTACAGGAGCCTTTCCGGGAATCTTTGTTTAAATTCCCATCGATGGCTAATATTGCAGCAGCATTATACTTCGTTGAACTCTGATTCGCTATTCCCATTGGTGCTATGTTTGTATCTGGAACCCAAATCCAAATCTTAGCAAGATTTGCAGTGCAGGAAGGACCAAAATTGTAACACAGTACAATAATATCAGTTCATTTAGTATCTTTTGCCAATCATGAACTCAGCAATTCTAACTAAGAATGGGTGAGTCGGTGTGGCATTAAATCAAGAACTTGAGACAAAATGGAAAAACCTTGCCTGGCTCATTATtgcctgttcaagaaggcataccacaaggatACATCCTAACTACCAAACAACATAACTTAAGCCTGAACTAGATATAACCTAAATCTCTATACCCGACTACCAaagtctactctaccacgaatgaactttaacatgATTGCCACTCTATCTTTAATTCTGAATATGAATTCTTTATATTAATTGTTTAACATAAAATGTCAATAATATtctctaatgcaataccacttgtatctctcactctggaaatagtgatcgccatgacggaacaatgtaagccacattgaacctgcaaataggtgggaaaatgtgggatacaaatgcaacacataaataaatatatctacaATTTAAGATAACAAAAAAGTTAACTTTAAAATAGTTCTAAATTGCATAACAATTTTCTTTATAATGGAAAGAGTCAAATAATTGCATATTTAGCTCAAGAAAATTTCCCTCCAATTCACAAGTAGGTCTAAAGGAGTACTGACCGCTTCAGTCTGAATTTTAACACCAGCTGATGTGACTTTTCA
It contains:
- the LOC115459221 gene encoding LOW QUALITY PROTEIN: fucolectin-5-like (The sequence of the model RefSeq protein was modified relative to this genomic sequence to represent the inferred CDS: inserted 1 base in 1 codon) gives rise to the protein MSIATLVEYTNIAPMGIANQSSTKYNAAAILAIDGNLNKDSRKGSCTHTEFATGSWWRLDLRRSWKIASIVVLNREDCCSQRLKDAEIRIGDRPDNSNPVCGNITDIRAGSITTLCCNGMEGRYVSVVLPNRKQYLXTCEVKVFPLQHPQDHYKQVEEQ